Part of the Bacteroidota bacterium genome, GCTGGTTATTAAACGAGATGTCCTTAATAAGGCCGAAGTATCAACAGCCATCGCTACAGCATTAATAAAAAAAGGAATCTTTGTTGAAAAAAAGATCAATATTGATCGGATTGAAACATTCATTCAAGAAAAAGAAGATTTTGAACTGAAAGATTTCCAGCAGCAAGCATTTGATGAGATTAAACTGAATCAGAAAAGTCAGGATGTAGTTTTACTTCATGGAATAACCAGTTCAGGAAAAACACATGTTTATCTAAAACTAATTGAAGAAATAATTGAGCAAGGAAAACAGGTACTATATTTAGTTCCTGAAATAGCATTATCAGCTCAATTAATCAGAAAACTACGAGCTTATTTTGGTTCTGAAGTTGGTATATATCATTCCAAATTCTCCGCCAACGAGCGTTATGAAATATGGCATAAAACACTAAACAAAGAATACAAAGTAGTATTAGGAGTTCGTTCAGCATTATTTTTACCTTTCCAGAATTTAGGATTGGTGGTAGTTGATGAAGAACATGAAAACACCTATAAGCAACAACATCCTGCTCCAAGATATCAGGCACGGGATACAGCCATTGTATTGGCCAATTTACATGGAGCTAAAACCATTTTAGGTAGCGCCACTCCTTCTTTTGAAAGTTATTACAATGCGGCTAAGAAGAAATTTGGACTGGTTACAATGAATAAGCGCTATAGCGAAGTAACACCACCCGAAGTTTTAATTAGTAATTTAGCTGAAGATCAAAAAAGAAAAAGATTAAAAGGACAGCTAACCAGTCTTTTATACGAAGAATGTGTAAAGACTTTAGAACAAGGCGATCAGATAATATTATTTATCAATAGAAGAGGTTATGCACCCTACTTAGAATGCCAAACATGCGGTTGGATTCCTTATTGTACGAATTGCGATATCAGCATGACCTATCATAAATACAGTCATCGGGTAAATTGTCATTACTGTGGAAGCAAACAGAAAGTTCCAAATACTTGTATTCAATGTGGTAATTCATCAATGTTGATGAAAGGTTTTGGTACCGAAAAAGTAGAAGATGATATTGAAATCATTTTTCCTGATTATCAAGTCATGCGAATGGACATGGATACGACCAGGAGCAAAAAGGCTTTTGATACCATGATAAGAAGTTTTGAAAAGGGTGAATATCAAATTTTGATCGGCACACAAATGGTTACCAAAGGATTAGATTTCGAAAAAGTTAAACTGGTTGGTATTTTGAATGCAGATCAAATGTTAAGCTTTCCTGATTTCAGAGCAGTGGAAAGAAGCTATCAGCTTATGTCGCAAGTTAGTGGACGTTCTGGAAGAAGAGAAGACAGAGGCAGGGTTGTTATTCAAAGTATGAATCCAGCGAATAAAATTTTTGACTTTTTAAAAGAACATAATTATTCTGGTTTTTTCAAAGAATATTTACCTGAGCGCGATGAATTTAATTATCCTCCATTTAAGAAACTGATCAAATTAACACTTAAAAACAGAGATAACAATCTTTTACTTGAAGGAAGTCAGTTATTAGGAAGTCGATTAAAGCGAATAGTCGGAAACAAAATGTTAGGGCCTGAGGCGCCATTGGTTTCCAGAATAAGAAGTGAATACATTCAGGAAATTATTATTAAGCTCAATAGAAATAATAATATTCCTCAAATCAAAAATGAAATAATGGATGAATTGGCTTCTTTTAGCTTTATCCCCAAGTATCGTAGAATAAAGATTATTGTTGATGTCGATCCGTTTTAGATTTAAACTAAAATGCCTTGCAATTAGCTTAGGCAATAAAATATGGATTTCTCAGGAAGTATAATACGGAGAACTTATTATCTTAAGTCAGTTCAACAACTCCAAATCACCAGCCTTCTTTATTTACTTTCAACTGAATTTAATTTCCATATTGTACATTAAAACATAATCCTTATTTTTGCCTCGCATTTTAAAACAGCAAACAAGCAATATCTAATTAAAAACATTATGGGTAAAGGTGATCCTAAAACAAAAAGAGGTAAAATTTTCAAAGGTAGTTTTGGCAAACATCGTTTAGCAAGAAAGCCAAAAGAAGAGGTAATCGTTGTCAAAAAGAAAGAGAAAGTTGTCGAGGAAGTTATTGAAAAAGAGGTTATTGAGGTAGTTAAGGAAAAGAAAGCTCCTGTAAAAAAAGCAGCACCTAAAAAGGAAACCACTGAAAAAGTTGAGCCCAAAGCAGAAAAAGCAGCAGAAGTAGAAAAAGCCCCTGCTAAGAAAGCTCCTGCAAAAAAAGCTGAGCCAAAAGCTGAAAAAGAGGAGAAAGCTTCTGTAAAGAAAGCAGCAGCAAAAAAAGCTCCTGCTAAAAAAGCTGCAGCGAAGAAAGAAGATAAAAAAGAAGAATAATACTTTTGATATAAATTAAAGCCCTTTTCCAATTTGGTTTAGGGCTTTTTTACTTTAATAATTTTCCAACAATTGTTAATCTCTCAAATACTTGTATAGTATGCGGGGCATCTTTTAATTCATCGGTCAAATCCTGTCCTGCCCAGTGTTCATAATGAAAGCCTTTCTTCCAATACCTGCTTTGGCTTGCATCATATATCAACGATTTAAAAGCCAGCCAAATTTCATCCATATCCTGTCCATTACGCAATGCTAATTCACCTCGAGTATATTCAGGAATCACACTCATCACGAAACGATTTTATTGTTTAACAAGTATTCTAAAATTTGTACAGCATTCGTAGCTGCTCCTTTTCGCACATTATCAGAAACAATCCACAAATTCAAGGTTTTGGGCTGACATAAATCTAGCCTGATTCTACCCACAAATATGTCGTCTTTTTCATAAGCATTAACAGGCATTGGGTAAATGTTATGCTGAACGTCATCCTCAACAACAATTCCGTCAGTTGAAGACAACAATCTGCTTACATCTTCCAATTTGAATTCCTTTTCAAATTCAATAGTCACACTTTCAGAATGACCACCAATAACAGGGACACGAACAACTGTACTGGTTAAATTTAATTCTGGGATACCAAGTATTTTCCTGGATTCATCCAGTAATTTCATTTCTTCAGAAGTGTAACCATTTTCAAGAAAATCACCTCCATGAGGCAATACATTCAGATCGATTTGATGAGGGTATATTTTAAATTCAAAATCGCCTTCTCGTTCTCTCATCAATTGATTAATCCCATTGATGCCAGATCCGGAAACAGACTGATAGGTTGAAACAACCACTCTTTTCAATTGAAAAGCAATGTGTAGTGGATTTAAAACAGCCACTAGTTGTATTGTTGAACAGTTTGGATTAGCGATTATTTTATGACTACTTGTAATTGTATAGCCATTTATTTCAGGTACAACCAAAGGAATATTTTCATGCATGCGCCAACAAGATGAATTATCAATAACATAACATCCAGAATCTGCGAATTTCACAGCCCAGTCTTTAGAAGCTGCTCCACCAGCTGAAAACAAAGCAATATCAGGTTTTTGGTTCAAAACATCTTGAACACTAATTAATTCGTACTTCTTTCCCTCTACAAAAATCTCATCTCCAATTGAGGAGTCTGATGCTGCAACCAAAAGATGGTCATATTGAATCCCTCTTTCATGGATAATTTGAAGCATTTTCTGCCCTACTATTCCTT contains:
- the priA gene encoding primosomal protein N' yields the protein MAKSENQNIHLFAEIILPFPLHKSFTYRIPLEFQDQVEIGKRVLVQFGKKKIYTGIVLEMHNLQPDTYKAKDLLDVLDEHAVVNDSQIKLWKWIAQYYCCSLGEVMNTALPASMKMESESRVILNYDFDGNIDYLHEYEKIIVESLRKQEELSVVELEQILQIKNAFPYLKSLYNQGVIFFREEVLTAYKPKLETVLELHQDFSTKEALKALFSTLSAAPKQLNLLLAYQQISQSFPLVIKRDVLNKAEVSTAIATALIKKGIFVEKKINIDRIETFIQEKEDFELKDFQQQAFDEIKLNQKSQDVVLLHGITSSGKTHVYLKLIEEIIEQGKQVLYLVPEIALSAQLIRKLRAYFGSEVGIYHSKFSANERYEIWHKTLNKEYKVVLGVRSALFLPFQNLGLVVVDEEHENTYKQQHPAPRYQARDTAIVLANLHGAKTILGSATPSFESYYNAAKKKFGLVTMNKRYSEVTPPEVLISNLAEDQKRKRLKGQLTSLLYEECVKTLEQGDQIILFINRRGYAPYLECQTCGWIPYCTNCDISMTYHKYSHRVNCHYCGSKQKVPNTCIQCGNSSMLMKGFGTEKVEDDIEIIFPDYQVMRMDMDTTRSKKAFDTMIRSFEKGEYQILIGTQMVTKGLDFEKVKLVGILNADQMLSFPDFRAVERSYQLMSQVSGRSGRREDRGRVVIQSMNPANKIFDFLKEHNYSGFFKEYLPERDEFNYPPFKKLIKLTLKNRDNNLLLEGSQLLGSRLKRIVGNKMLGPEAPLVSRIRSEYIQEIIIKLNRNNNIPQIKNEIMDELASFSFIPKYRRIKIIVDVDPF
- a CDS encoding 30S ribosomal protein THX gives rise to the protein MGKGDPKTKRGKIFKGSFGKHRLARKPKEEVIVVKKKEKVVEEVIEKEVIEVVKEKKAPVKKAAPKKETTEKVEPKAEKAAEVEKAPAKKAPAKKAEPKAEKEEKASVKKAAAKKAPAKKAAAKKEDKKEE
- a CDS encoding cytochrome b5, yielding MPEYTRGELALRNGQDMDEIWLAFKSLIYDASQSRYWKKGFHYEHWAGQDLTDELKDAPHTIQVFERLTIVGKLLK
- a CDS encoding aspartate-semialdehyde dehydrogenase, which codes for MRLAVIGAKGIVGQKMLQIIHERGIQYDHLLVAASDSSIGDEIFVEGKKYELISVQDVLNQKPDIALFSAGGAASKDWAVKFADSGCYVIDNSSCWRMHENIPLVVPEINGYTITSSHKIIANPNCSTIQLVAVLNPLHIAFQLKRVVVSTYQSVSGSGINGINQLMREREGDFEFKIYPHQIDLNVLPHGGDFLENGYTSEEMKLLDESRKILGIPELNLTSTVVRVPVIGGHSESVTIEFEKEFKLEDVSRLLSSTDGIVVEDDVQHNIYPMPVNAYEKDDIFVGRIRLDLCQPKTLNLWIVSDNVRKGAATNAVQILEYLLNNKIVS